From Tripterygium wilfordii isolate XIE 37 chromosome 16, ASM1340144v1, whole genome shotgun sequence, one genomic window encodes:
- the LOC119981345 gene encoding DNL-type zinc finger protein yields the protein MAVAAARMLQIKQALSLVGSSQRHNLLLSKESSSKLFPFAYSLFNRSDYFIRGIQTQTNPTSQAQANNDSLKPVNDAADVPSRISGDDSPAKHTVISNLKTSPRHDLAMIYTCKVCETRSVKTVCRESYEKGVVVARCGGCNNFHLLADHLGWFGEPGRVEDLLAARGEEVKKGSVDTLSLTLEDLAGTKVSKD from the exons ATGGCGGTTGCGGCGGCTAGAATGTTGCAGATCAAGCAGGCGCTCTCCCTTGTGGGTTCCAGCCAGCGACACAACCTTCTACTTTCTAAAG AGTCTTCTTCGAAATTGTTTCCTTTTGCATATTCTTTGTTCAACAGGAGCGATTACTTTATTAGAGGGATCCAGACACAGACAAATCCGACTAGCCAGGCCCAGGCTAATAACGATAGTTTGAAGCCTGTTAATGATGCAGCTGATGTTCCGTCCCGCATCAGTGGTGACGATTCTCCTGCAAAGCATACTGTTATCTCCAACTTGAAAACGTCCCCAAGGCATGATCTTGCCATGATCTATACTTGCAAGGTCTGCGAAACAAGATCTGTCAAGACAGTTTGTCGCGAATCATATGAAAAAGGCGTGGTTGTGGCACGATGTGGCGGATGCAACAATTTTCACCTCCTTGCAGATCATCTTGGGTGGTTTGGGGAACCGGGAAGAGTTGAAGACTTGCTTGCTGCTCGTGGGGAGGAAGTGAAGAAAGGCTCTGTTGATACTCTGAGTCTAACACTTGAAGATTTAGCTGGAACAAAAGTTTCCAAAGACTAG